The Penaeus chinensis breed Huanghai No. 1 chromosome 21, ASM1920278v2, whole genome shotgun sequence genome has a window encoding:
- the LOC125036411 gene encoding transcription initiation protein SPT3 homolog: MDSSNSSNYDDSSVSDPSTPPPCSLVPDIQLMMHGFGDCRRPLLETAAVIESVVHQQMTLFLHLATDISEQRGSKVVGPEDILFIMRKDPVKLQRIVHYMGVRDLYQRARTSTSGSSASELQELTAEGGGEISRKKICTNFLQSIDQTGQYEPLYFSTIFDPVKNERAHRLNVMTQGMSNQRYKEYCEARRASFCPRLRVNKFREWLPPPINFFSICMQTKLVLEMLNRLAYETVAQIVDLALLVKRDAMGRNSDLSRFRTPTVLNPDYPCVFIHQSGSLQEVGSGEDHSIGMDPITPAEVREAVRRYWANNSPLSPFSKTRSPIETRLLAA, from the exons ACATTCAGTTGATGATGCACGGGTTTGGGGACTGCCGTCGCCCATTACTTGAGACAGCTGCAGTTATTGAGTCAGTTGTACACCAACAGATGACTCTTTTCTTGCACCTT GCAACAGATATTTCAGAACAAAGAGGAAGCAAAGTTGTAGGTCCAGAGGACATATTATTTATTATGCGCAAAGATCCTGTCAAATTGCAACGAATAGTGCACTATATGG GAGTTCGTGATCTTTACCAACGTGCACGAACCAGCACTTCAGGTTCATCTGCAAGTGAGTTGCAAGAATTAACGGCAGAGGGTGGTGGAGAAATTTcccgaaaaaaaatatgcaccaaTTTCCTCCAAAGTATTGACCAGACTGGACAGTATGAACCTCTCTATTTTTCAACTATATTTGATCCAGTCAAGAATGAAAGGGCCCATCGATTGAATGTTATGACACAG GGCATGTCGAATCAGAGGTACAAAGAGTACTGTGAGGCTAGAAGAGCTTCATTTTGTCCAAGGCTGAGAGTCAACAAATTCCGAGAATGGCTTCCTCC ACCTATTAATTTCTTTTCCATTTGTATGCAGACTAAA CTTGTGTTGGAGATGCTAAATCGCTTGGCTTATGAAACAGTTGCTCAGATTGTAGATCTTGCTCTCCTAGTGAAAAGAGACGCTATGGGACGTAATTCTGACCTGTCTCGCTTCCGCACACCGACTGTTCTCAACCCTGACTATCCATGCGTATTTATTCATCAG AGTGGCTCACTGCAGGAGGTAGGATCTGGTGAAGACCACAGTATAGGGATGGATCCCATAACTCCTGCAGAGGTCCGGGAAGCAGTGCGAAGGTATTGGGCCAACAACTCCCCACTTTCTCCATTCTCGAAGACAAGATCACCAATTGAAACAAGGCTCCTTGCTGCTTAG
- the LOC125036561 gene encoding pre-mRNA-splicing factor syf1 homolog, with the protein MIMDASSIIIEADDVQYEEELLRNPFSVKHWQRYIEHKKDAAPEKLNIIYERALLQMPGSYKLWHLYLRLRMEQVKGRCVTDPEFESVNNTFERALVFMHKMPRIWIDYCRFLMNQRKITRTRKTFDRALCALPITQHNRIWPLYLKFVMLYNIPETAVRVWRRYLKLCPEDAEDYISYLMSIGRLEEAAKRYEWCVNTDSFTSKYGKSKHQLWSELCELISKNPQETSLKNAEAIIRHGLQRYTDQVGMLWNSLAEYYIISALFERARDVYEEGLRSVMTVRDFTQVFDAYAQFEELTLKKRMEEVDVEVDVGEETELELRLARYEDLMQRRPLLLNSVMLRQNPHNVLEWQKRVTLYEGKPKMIVATYMEAVKTIDPKQATGKLFSLWVNFAKFYEENNQIVDARIIFERATEVLYVKVDDLASVWCEWAEMEIRHGNEEEALKLMKRATAPPPQKVAYNDESEPVQRRVYKSLKLWSMYADLEECLGTFKSCKAVYDRIIDLRIATPQIIINYGMFLQENSYFEEAFKAYEKGISLFKWPYVYDIWNTYLTKFLERYKGTKIERARDLFEQCLEKCPPNYARNLFLLYAKMEEEHGLARHAMQVYSRATKAVPPEEKLSIYNIYLQHAQQIYGVTKTREIYQEAIDDLPDEGCREMCLRFAEMERKLGEIDRAREIYAYCSQICDPRITPEFWAKWTDFEVAHGNEDTMKELLRIKRSMQAKYNTQVNMMSAQMLASAGSVAGTVSDLAPGAKDGMRMLEARAVAMNKEEQMSTSVPPSAAGGSKIMFVRGSTTKRDDEVADTARTANPDEIDLDDDDDDDESDMPQQREVPAAVFGELKKE; encoded by the exons ATGATTATGGATGCCTCCTCTATAATTATA GAGGCTGATGATGTGCAGTATGAGGAGGAGCTTCTTCGTAATCCCTTTTCTGTAAAGCATTGGCAGAGGTACATAGAACACAAGAAAGATGCTGCACCAGAAAAACTTAATATCATATATGAAAGGGCTCTTCTCCAGATGCCAGGCAGCTATAAGCTGTGGCACCTTTATTTGag ATTGCGTATGGAACAAGTTAAGGGACGATGTGTCACAGATCCAGAGTTTGAGAGTGTAAATAATACCTTTGAAAGAGCCTTAGTATTCATGCACAAAATGCCTCGCATATGGATAGACTACTGCAGATTTTTGATGAACCAGCGAAAGATAACAAGAACCAGAAAG ACATTTGACCGTGCATTATGTGCTCTACCCATTACCCAGCACAACCGCATATGGCCACTTTACCTCAAATTCGTCATGTTATACAATATTCCAGAGACAGCTGTAAGAGTCTGGAGAAGATATCTAAAG CTTTGCCCTGAAGATGCAGAGGATTACATAAGCTATCTTATGTCCATTGGACGACTGGAGGAAGCTGCCAAGAGATATGAGTGGTGTGTTAATACCGATTCCTTTACCTCCAAGTATGGCAAATCAAAACATCAGCTATGGTCAGAACTCTGTGAGTTAATCTCCAAAAACCCACAG GAAACAAGTCTGAAAAATGCAGAGGCCATCATTCGCCATGGCCTGCAGCGTTACACTGATCAGGTCGGGATGCTTTGGAACTCCTTGGCAGAATATTATATCATCAGTGCACTCTTTGAAAGG GCAAGAGACGTCTATGAAGAAGGTCTACGAAGTGTTATGACAGTAAGAGATTTCACACAAGTGTTTGATGCTTATGCTCAGTTTGAAGAATTAACACTAAAGAAACGAATGGAAGAAGTTGATGTTGAAGTGGATGTAGGAGAAGAAACAGAGTTGGAATTACG CCTGGCGCGATATGAGGACCTTATGCAACGGCGGCCCCTCCTGTTGAATTCTGTTATGCTTCGCCAGAACCCACACAATGTATTGGAATGGCAGAAGCGTGTAACTCTCTATGAAGGGAAGCCAAAAATG ATTGTAGCAACATATATGGAAGCTGTGAAGACAATTGATCCAAAACAAGCCACAGGAAAACTTTTTTCATTGTGGGTGAACTTTGCAAAGTTCTACGAAGAAAATAACCAGATTGTGGATGCGCGAATCATCTTTGAAAGAGCAACTGAAGTTCTCTATGTTAAAGTAGATGACCTTGCAAGTGTGTGGTGCGAATGGGCTGAGATGGAAATAAGACATGG aaatgaagaggaagctcTCAAGCTGATGAAGCGAGCAACAGCACCTCCCCCACAAAAGGTGGCATACAATGATGAATCTGAGCCTGTCCAGCGACGCGTCTACAAGTCTCTAAAACTGTGGTCTATGTATGCTGACTTAGAAGAGTGTTTAGGCACCTTTAAGTCCTGCAAGGCTGTGTATGATCGAATTATAGATCTGCGAATTGCCACACCACAAATTATTATAAACTATGGCATGTTTTTGCAG GAAAACAGCTATTTTGAGGAAGCATTCAAGGCCTATGAAAAAGGAATTTCTCTCTTCAAATGGCcctatgtatatgacatatggaACACATATCTCACAAAATTCTTAGAGCGATACAAGGGCACTAAGATTGAAAGAGCGAGGGACTTGTTTGAACAG TGCTTGGAAAAGTGTCCACCAAATTATGCACGTAATCTGTTCCTCCTGTATGCTAAAATGGAAGAAGAACATGGACTGGCAAGGCATGCAATGCAGGTATACAGTCGGGCCACTAAAGCAGTTCCACCAGAGGAGAAGTTGTCCATTTACAACATCTATTTACAACATGCACAACAGATATATGGTGTTACTAAAACAAGAGAGATTTACCAG GAAGCAATTGATGACCTACCTGATGAAGGTTGTCGAGAAATGTGTCTACGGTTTGCCGAAATGGAGCGTAAATTAGGGGAGATTGATCGGGCTCGTGAAATCTATGCTTACTGCAGTCAGATATGTGATCCAAGAATCACACCAGAATTCTGGGCAAAATGGACTGATTTTGAGGTTGCTCATGGCAATGAAGACACAATGAAGGAACTGCTGCGTATAAAGCGATCTATGCAGGCCAAGTACAACACCCAG gtGAACATGATGTCAGCCCAAATGTTAGCATCTGCCGGTTCAGTTGCTGGCACAGTGTCTGATCTAGCACCAGGAGCCAAGGATGGAATGAGGATGCTTGAGGCCCGTGCTGTGGCCATGAACAAAGAGGAACAGATGTCCACTTCTGTTCCTCCATCAGCAGCAG gAGGTTCCAAGATCATGTTTGTCCGTGGTTCAACTACCAAAAGGGATGATGAAGTTGCAGACACAGCTCGCACTGCAAATCCTGATGAAATTGATttagatgatgacgatgatgatgatgaaagtg atATGCCTCAGCAGAGAGAAGTCCCAGCAGCAGTGTTTGGTGAATTGAAAAAGGAGTAG